One Bacillus horti DNA segment encodes these proteins:
- the hpt gene encoding hypoxanthine phosphoribosyltransferase, with the protein MLQDIREVLISEEELQTKIKELGATLSEEYRERNPLIICVLKGAALFMADLVKKMDVHLEMDFMDVSSYGSSTKSSGEVKIIKDLNTSVEGRDVLIVEDIIDSGLTLKYLVELLEHRKAKSVKIVTLLDKPHHRKVDLTADITGFTVPDEFVVGYGLDYAEKYRNLPFIGVLKPHVYEGQ; encoded by the coding sequence ATGCTACAGGATATACGTGAGGTGCTGATTTCTGAAGAGGAATTGCAAACAAAAATTAAAGAGCTAGGTGCTACTTTATCTGAGGAATACAGGGAACGAAACCCATTAATTATTTGTGTTCTCAAAGGGGCTGCCCTGTTTATGGCTGATTTAGTCAAAAAGATGGACGTACATCTAGAAATGGACTTTATGGACGTATCCAGCTACGGAAGCTCCACAAAGTCTTCCGGAGAAGTGAAGATAATTAAGGATCTTAATACGTCTGTAGAGGGTCGTGATGTCCTTATTGTGGAGGATATTATCGATAGCGGCTTGACGTTAAAGTATTTAGTTGAGCTATTAGAGCATCGCAAAGCGAAGTCTGTAAAGATTGTGACACTGCTGGATAAGCCACATCATCGCAAGGTTGATTTGACCGCTGACATAACCGGCTTTACAGTGCCAGATGAGTTCGTTGTAGGGTATGGTCTAGATTACGCTGAGAAATATCGTAACCTGCCATTCATAGGGGTGTTGAAGCCTCATGTTTACGAAGGTCAATAA
- a CDS encoding threonine/serine exporter family protein, with product MSQAGKIMEICLLAGEIMLKYGAETYRVEETMERMAGAKEMKDVHSYVTPTGIFFSFKSADKVGERSRIIRIDDRLVDLNKVTLVNDLSRRFVNGQLSLDEAEKALKKIDRGKMLYSVPLQHAAAGLAGGSFAILFGGDYIDFIPAFIAGALVNICLYFLQLKLQVKFIAELFSACIGGMSCILLFNLGLGNHLDQIIIGSLMPLVPGLPLTNAVRDIMAGDLVSGVGRGAEALLTALSIATGIAIAISLFL from the coding sequence ATGAGTCAAGCAGGAAAAATCATGGAGATTTGTCTGTTAGCTGGAGAGATCATGCTGAAGTACGGAGCAGAAACGTATCGCGTGGAAGAAACGATGGAACGCATGGCTGGGGCCAAGGAGATGAAGGATGTACATAGCTATGTGACCCCTACGGGAATTTTCTTTTCCTTTAAATCCGCAGACAAGGTTGGTGAGCGATCCAGAATCATAAGGATTGATGACCGCCTTGTTGACTTAAACAAGGTCACTCTAGTCAATGATCTTTCTAGACGCTTTGTTAATGGGCAGCTTTCCCTAGATGAAGCGGAGAAAGCACTGAAGAAGATTGACCGAGGCAAAATGCTTTATTCGGTTCCGTTACAGCATGCTGCAGCAGGACTAGCTGGAGGCTCCTTTGCCATCCTATTTGGAGGCGATTATATCGATTTTATACCTGCCTTTATCGCAGGTGCACTGGTGAATATATGTTTATATTTTTTACAGCTTAAGCTACAGGTTAAATTTATTGCCGAGCTGTTCTCTGCTTGTATTGGTGGAATGAGCTGTATACTTTTGTTTAATCTTGGACTAGGAAATCACCTGGATCAAATCATTATCGGTTCCCTTATGCCGCTAGTACCAGGGCTCCCGTTAACGAATGCTGTCCGTGATATTATGGCAGGCGATCTAGTATCAGGGGTTGGACGCGGTGCAGAGGCCCTGCTTACGGCTCTTTCGATTGCCACAGGGATTGCCATAGCGATATCCCTATTTTTATGA
- a CDS encoding protein kinase domain-containing protein produces MTTSFSPSIIQGKWHQRKYQIEKELGQGATGTVYLVRHQGSPYALKLGTDSFSITAEVNVLKHFAKAQGGFLGPSIMDVDDWEKGQELQSFYVMNVIQGTSLPPFIKQKGKEWIPVLILQLLTFLSELHQMGWVFGDLKPDNLKVVGKPYKIAWYDAGGMTKLGRLIKEYTEWYDRGVWQMGDRKAEPAYDLFSVGMIMLELYLGKRPEPSEEPNKQLKELVFQNQQIFPYQKVLWEALSGKYATADKMKQALLQAWHVQKGGSFLQPSLEPKLDQASKKRKKKKSKWGKVLFLLFLSSFFLFLYALYLYSQTF; encoded by the coding sequence GTGACTACGTCTTTTAGTCCATCTATAATACAAGGCAAGTGGCATCAAAGAAAGTATCAAATTGAAAAAGAACTAGGTCAAGGAGCCACAGGTACTGTTTATTTGGTCCGTCATCAGGGATCTCCTTACGCCTTAAAGCTTGGGACGGATTCGTTTTCGATTACAGCAGAGGTGAATGTGTTAAAGCATTTTGCAAAGGCTCAGGGAGGCTTCCTTGGGCCTTCCATCATGGATGTTGATGATTGGGAGAAGGGGCAAGAGCTTCAATCCTTCTATGTTATGAATGTGATTCAAGGCACCTCCTTACCTCCTTTTATCAAGCAAAAAGGGAAGGAATGGATACCTGTCCTAATCCTCCAGCTTCTCACCTTTTTAAGTGAGCTACATCAAATGGGCTGGGTGTTTGGAGACCTTAAGCCTGATAATTTAAAGGTTGTAGGAAAGCCCTATAAGATAGCGTGGTATGATGCTGGAGGAATGACAAAGCTAGGGCGTTTAATTAAGGAATACACAGAATGGTATGATCGTGGAGTATGGCAAATGGGGGATCGTAAGGCTGAGCCCGCCTATGACCTTTTTAGTGTGGGAATGATCATGCTAGAGCTCTATTTAGGGAAGCGACCAGAGCCGTCTGAGGAGCCAAACAAGCAGCTAAAGGAGCTCGTGTTTCAAAATCAACAAATTTTTCCCTATCAAAAGGTGTTATGGGAAGCTTTATCGGGTAAGTATGCTACAGCGGATAAAATGAAGCAAGCCCTCCTGCAAGCGTGGCATGTTCAAAAAGGAGGCTCCTTCCTACAGCCATCTTTAGAGCCGAAGCTTGATCAAGCAAGCAAGAAACGGAAGAAAAAGAAGAGCAAATGGGGCAAGGTCTTATTTCTATTATTTCTTTCATCTTTTTTCCTGTTTCTATATGCACTATACTTATACTCACAGACGTTTTAG
- a CDS encoding threonine/serine exporter family protein, which yields MITGAVFSFTATVAYGLIFNVPKKALASGGIIGMGGWLLVQWLSAEWLSSMVSILIASIFVASVSQLLARPLKMPSTNLSIAGIIPLVPGAMAYRTMRSFVDGNYIEAIELATETLLMAGAIAAGLMISLSIFSMTKGMSWRNGVRHS from the coding sequence ATGATAACAGGAGCCGTATTTTCTTTTACCGCTACAGTAGCTTATGGCTTAATCTTTAATGTTCCTAAAAAAGCATTAGCCAGCGGAGGGATCATTGGCATGGGTGGCTGGCTGTTGGTTCAATGGCTTTCAGCTGAATGGTTATCCAGCATGGTTAGTATTTTAATCGCTAGCATTTTTGTGGCAAGTGTGAGTCAGCTCTTAGCTAGACCATTGAAAATGCCAAGTACAAACCTTAGTATTGCGGGAATCATCCCTTTAGTTCCGGGAGCTATGGCTTATCGAACGATGCGTAGCTTTGTAGATGGGAACTATATAGAGGCGATTGAGTTAGCTACAGAAACCTTACTAATGGCAGGAGCGATAGCCGCTGGGCTGATGATATCCCTATCAATCTTCTCCATGACGAAAGGAATGAGTTGGAGAAATGGAGTTAGACATTCATAG
- the tilS gene encoding tRNA lysidine(34) synthetase TilS — protein MELDIHSFVAKHGLFQQGDSLLLAISGGVDSMALLHWFIQQREAQSLTLRVIHVNHQLRGEESERDQQHVEEMCRQWNVPCSSVRVDVVTYAREKRISKQVAARECRYQAFEQIAKQYDISIIATAHHADDQVETVLMRLIRGAGIQGLSGIPSLRRTNAYMIIRPFLKVAKKQLESYCQVHDIPYQFDQSNSMDDYTRNYVRHHVTPLLTELNPQLHEAIGDMTELLREENDWLTQEAKKYADQIIETKDAQQVTLNLSTFRHIPLPLQRRAILLILNCLSEPGSQWSKTHIDQLLELCIQEQGRKELHLPHSILVQKEYTNLTIGKRDAVQKHQVSSYYIRLPSEGELDVPELSLKIRVEAYRTALEDIQQQGKSVGKTVPDLPSEWRSLQSGQRYRAQFDLQQISLPLILRNRQPGDKIQPLGMKGHKKVKDIFIDAKIPQKERQRWPLIADQLDILWIPGIKRADRSKVNQKTEQCVVVTVEKL, from the coding sequence ATGGAGTTAGACATTCATAGCTTTGTGGCTAAACATGGACTTTTTCAGCAAGGGGATTCGCTCCTTCTGGCGATCTCTGGTGGAGTAGACTCCATGGCTCTGCTGCATTGGTTCATCCAACAGCGTGAGGCTCAGTCCCTAACGCTACGAGTTATTCATGTGAATCATCAGCTAAGAGGAGAAGAATCAGAGAGAGATCAGCAGCATGTCGAAGAGATGTGTCGACAGTGGAATGTGCCCTGTAGCTCAGTGCGAGTTGATGTTGTAACTTATGCGCGTGAAAAACGTATAAGTAAGCAAGTAGCAGCACGGGAATGCCGCTATCAGGCGTTTGAGCAAATAGCTAAGCAATACGATATATCCATAATAGCTACTGCACACCACGCAGATGATCAGGTGGAGACAGTGCTTATGCGTCTCATTAGAGGTGCAGGGATACAAGGCTTATCTGGCATCCCCTCACTAAGGAGAACTAATGCGTATATGATCATTCGGCCCTTTTTGAAGGTAGCCAAAAAACAGCTTGAGAGCTACTGTCAGGTGCATGATATACCCTATCAATTCGATCAGAGTAACAGCATGGATGACTATACACGTAATTATGTCAGACATCATGTTACACCGTTATTGACTGAACTTAATCCTCAGCTACACGAAGCGATAGGAGATATGACAGAGCTACTAAGGGAAGAGAATGACTGGCTCACTCAGGAAGCCAAGAAATATGCCGATCAGATCATAGAAACAAAAGACGCTCAGCAGGTCACACTTAATCTTTCAACGTTTCGTCACATACCTCTTCCTTTACAAAGGAGGGCAATTCTACTAATATTAAATTGTCTGTCTGAACCAGGGAGCCAGTGGTCTAAGACTCATATTGATCAACTGCTTGAGCTCTGTATTCAGGAGCAGGGAAGAAAAGAGCTTCATTTACCACATAGCATTTTGGTTCAAAAGGAATATACAAATCTTACGATAGGGAAACGAGATGCTGTTCAAAAACATCAGGTGAGTTCATATTACATACGCTTACCGTCCGAAGGAGAGTTAGACGTTCCTGAGCTATCCCTTAAAATCAGGGTAGAAGCGTACAGAACGGCTCTTGAGGACATCCAGCAGCAGGGGAAGAGTGTAGGGAAGACAGTCCCTGATTTACCCTCTGAATGGAGGAGCTTACAGTCAGGTCAGCGCTACAGGGCCCAATTTGATCTCCAGCAGATTTCTTTACCACTCATACTTAGAAATCGTCAACCAGGAGATAAGATCCAGCCATTAGGTATGAAGGGACACAAGAAGGTCAAAGATATTTTTATTGATGCAAAAATTCCTCAAAAGGAACGGCAGCGCTGGCCTCTCATTGCGGATCAACTTGATATCCTATGGATTCCTGGAATTAAACGAGCTGATCGATCAAAGGTGAATCAAAAGACGGAGCAATGCGTCGTGGTGACCGTGGAAAAATTATAG